GGAAATATAAACCTAGAATGTGATCTGTCTTTATGTAGTAGAGAGACTGGAAAGTGTGTGCATGCAAACgcatatgtatatatatgaaaGAAAGTGGGAAAAGTTTCTTTTTAACTATAGAAACTGCAGGAGCCTTCAATTTTGCTGGGGAGGAGACTTGTAGGACACAGCGAGAAAGTAGGGGTTTTATTCAACCATTAGGAAGAGCTATCAGCTGTAAGAAGTTAATGAACAAGGTTCAGGTCTCATGTATCTggactgtaaaaaagaaaaagaaaagaaaaaccaagacAAAACCCTTCACGGAGAAAAATAAATGTCAAGAGAGAAGGACCCTAATCTAGCTTTCTCCACAACATGCCAGTTTGATACTTGCAGAAAATTTGTACAGAGAAGTATCTAGTCCTGTGAGCCTCCACTTGAAATCTGAAATAGTGAAGCCCACACGATTACAATCTCAGTGGAAACAAAACCACAGGATTCCCAGTAACATCTGATAAGTGAGAAAGGGTCAGGGGGAAAGGGCAAGAAGAGGAaatattgtttttcttcttcctattTCCTTGAATTTTGACCCCTCTTAAGGACTACTTCACGCATTATGTTttaatgcagcctttcccaatttaAGGTCCCAGATGTTGTCAGATGACATTTCTCATCACCTccggccagcatgaccaatggtcaggaataatgggagctctaattcagcaacatctggagaaggTCTGCTACGTGTAGACTTAAGTTATCTTGAAGTGGCTCCAAAATAtactctagtgaatgctgtttctGAGTCACAATGTGTTGTTTTGAGATTTTCCTTCAAACATCCTCTGTCATATACTATCATTCACACACATTCAATGTCTATGCAATATAATGCTCAGAATCCCTGATTGCAAAATGACCACCACCAGCATTGCCTGCTCTCTACATCACACCCTTCTAGAAAGCTGAACAGGCAGCTGACTAGTATTGGGAGATTTTAATCTGCTttagggggtgggggcggaggtaGCATTTAACAGGTACACAGAAACCTGTTTCAATAATTTGGCCATCATTTCCCCTCATCTCCCTCCATTCAACGTGATCAAAGAAATCTTATAAACGCTGACTGATAGGATCCAATTTCTCACTGCAGTGTTAATTCCATATGCAGGCTGTGCAGCTTTAGACAGATGGTGGGGCTCAATATTATTTGAAAGGCCTTCCGTGCAAACAATAAAAATCCCTGCACATCAAAAACTAGGAGGCAAGAAAGAACGCTACACTAATTCATTGCGTTCACAACCCATTCTTCCCCCAAGGAGCTTAAGGGAAAATACATAGCTTGTCCCAGACCCCTACCtattagcctcacaacagccctgtaaggtaggataCGCTGATAGTGACAGTCCCAtcgtcacccagtgaacttcaagactgagtggggatttgaatccaggactTGCCATtactaatctatttatttatttatatttattacatttatataccgccccatagccgaagctctctgggcggtttacatcagTTAGCTGCTACCCCACACTGGCTAACGCACGAACTCTGTAAgcaacattggaagctgccttctccTGAGTCCGACCCCTTGGTCCCTCTAGGCCAGTATCgccaacactgactggaagtggctctccggggtttcaagcaggatcctttcccagccctacctggagatgcaaagcatgggctctgtcgctgagccacagccccttccTTCCGTAAgctgccaaatttatttatttgtggcacgTTCAAATTCCCCACGTAATGGAAACTAGCAaacgggggcagggggcaggggagggctgCTCCAAAAGCCTTCTCCCTGCCATGCTAGCTTTCTACGTGCAGGGAACTTTCCCAGAGGAGAAGCGCTCGATCCCCTCAACACACACCCCATCGCCCCCACCGGAGAGGGAAGGCTCAGGccggccgccccccacccccccctccGTGTTGGAGTCACAAATTGGGGGAGCCGGTCGTGAGGCACGAAGCAGAGACCGGAGGCCTCAGCCAGCGGCGAAGCCCCCTCGAGCCGCTCCCCCGTCCGCTTCGACCCACCGGCTGCTGGCACTTCGGGCCCGCCTCAGGGCCACGGGACGAGCGGCCTCCCCTGGCGGCCGGGTCCGGAGCTCCTCGCGTCCTGCAGCCCCGTAACCCGCACCGAGCAGCTGGCCTGGGGTGCTGAGAAGCCTTCTTCTTCCATGAGCTATCGGCGAGGGCCGGGCGCGGCGCATGCTGGGACGCGTAGTCTCCGCCGGCGCTGCCTTCGGGGAACTGCCCGACGGGAAGAACGACATTTCCCAGAGGCCATTGCGCCGTCAACGAGCCTAAGCGGGCATAGTCCTAGTTTGTTGTGAGTCTGAGGGACGGTGGCCGCGCTGGGTCCATCGAAGAAGTCTTGTCACTGAAAACCAACCATGTGCCTCCTAGAGGGGTTGgaacagcggaggctggtggctccgatttcggtggggctatgaatccattctgggtttcagtcagaaccaaccaaactctaaagaagctgcccaaggtgctgaactattTTGGGGATACTACCTtgcacagctcctttagagtcctggctggttctgactgaaacccagaatggattcacagccccaccaaaatcggaaccaccagcctccactggattggagtacaactctcatgatcccctggcagcatggccactagctatgctggctgggggttgtagtccaacaatacctAGAGGGTGCccagttgaagaaggctgctgtacaTATAAACAGAAATGGttgggtttcccccctttttcgcTTTTCGGTGCTTGCACTGCATTGTGGGGTGCATAGCCTTACAGGTGGACTACTGGCCACTAGCCAGGATAAAACAGAGAAGACAACAGCAGCTTGACTCCTGTGACTCTTCTACTTAGAAGAGTCTCTGAACTCAAGGGGGGTTACTCTCAAGTATGTGTGATATAATCCTACTGTGTGCACTAaatttgggagtaaatcccattgaccaCAGTGAGACTTCCAAATTAAACATATGTATGATCATGATTTTTATTAGTGCTAATTCGTTTTTATAATTTGTGCAAAGACACACTTAACATCAACACTAATTTGGCTGGAGGTTTCTTGGTTTTCATTGAATTACAAATTTTGTAGGTTTttaaagggtgcaatcttatggatgtttagacattaaaaaaaatcacatgcttgtgagatgtaggatttttttttttctcagggctcaatcttatgcatgtttagacagaaaaaaataagacttttttctgtcttctgtcccggcattccccagccaactgcttggaatggtgggagttcaggatttttttcctgtctaaacatgcataagattgggccttaagcaaacttagcagtcatgagaTCAGCAGAGAGGTCCTCTTACGCCTCGTGTGATgtagagtggtaagtggcagttactgcagccgaaactccccacggcctgagttcgatcccagcagaagctggttctcaagcagccggctcaggtcgactcagccttccatccttccgaggtcggtaaaatgaggacccagctagctgggggaaaggtaactgtgactggggaaggcaatggcgaaccaccccgctacaaagtctgccaagaaaacgtcagcgaaagcaggcgtctctctaggagtcagcaatgactcaagtgctttgcacaagaggtttctttcctttcctttttccctctTATGGAAAAGTAATTGGTTAAAGCAgagaaagtaggaataaatggtcagttctctcagtggagggatgtaaacagggTCTGTATTGGGACCTGTGCTATTTAACTAGTTCACacatgatctggaattagaattGAGCAGTGAAGAGGTCCAGTTTGGTGATTTTGCTGaattctttgggtttttttaaagcaaaaagggATTCCAAAGAACTCTAGATTAAACCTGCAGGCTGGGGTTTATGCATCCTTggtttagctgctcctgctggtggaaggacccaagtgtgtgtgtgtggggtgttcaGGTAGCATGCCGTTCATAAATGATAAACTAGAATTCTCAGAGATTCGGCTTATCGTTGCATCCATAGGAAGCCAAAAAATTCTGAAGaggataaaaatacagtaaataaataaatcaacactaTAGTGCTATGACATTAAGCCAAGTAAGGAATGTAGCAAAGAGATTTCTAtctaggaaaagaaaaagaaaaatcacagcTGGCAGGAGACATGATGAGGCTAATTTCACTTGCCTTTAAGTCAAATGACCATTTGGGTTCTTCTCCTTTTCTGAAAAAAAGCCCACCTGTGGCCAACAAGCCTGCAGTTGGCAGGAGGACAAATTGAGAAGGCTCAATTTGCACATAaggacaacccatgggttgtttaaaccatgggttaatagGGCTACAAGCGAGCATGCCACTTTCGTTTTCCGTTCAATTTCTCAAACAGGCCGGGAACGCCTCACACCCGTttgccacttccactttgcatccagtttCTCATCTGGACCCAGAAGACTGAGCTGTTGAGGGACAAAGAACCCGGAGTTTGAATCTATGTTTTGATGTTGGATTAAAGCTCTGGGTTGCTTGTCCTTCAACAAACCAGAGATCCAGATTCGGACATTGCATCAAACAATGCAGGAACGGGGCGCTCCGCTTTGCACCTAGTTTCTCAACCCAGGAGGCGGCGAAGCAGGGTGTTCACTTAAACACAGCCCCAATAACTCATGAGTTAAACAACCTATGAATTGCCATTATGTGAGAACCAGGACAATGTAAGGCTCTTTTAATCATCCTCTCATGACAAATGGTATTTTATAGCATGTTGGACACCTTCATTTTTCTCTTAAGGGGTGCGTGTGTGAACAACCTCCAAAACCACCCGGGTAGATTATaaaaatgactaatatatatacttAAATGAGACAGCAAATGAATCCTACTAGTactattaatatattttttaaaatcacaaatacatTTCCGCAACACACTGAATACAGGAGGTCAACAATATTTGGGGATTCAATATAATTCAGATACTCTAGAGGACCTCACAGACACGCTACAGAGCTACATCACATATTATTTCAATATTTCTAGACCAACCAGAGCGTTATCTTGATACAGAGAAGTAAACACTTTTCAGTTGTAATTTCACAGCTCTAAAACCCGAGTATGACAGACATACAGGCAGAGCTATACAACACAGACCACTAAAGCAAGCTGCTGTACCACTGAGAAGTATTTGCCTTCAATTCAGGAAACGGATTGTGATGTTTCACTCTACAGCTTCCACTTAAAATAGAAGTCCTGCAGTAAAATTATTGATAAAGAAGAAACCTAGCATCTTCCACTTGGAAAGCACTACCCAATGTTAGTATATTCACAGCAGGCTATCTCTGTGCCTCCTGCTCTCACATGGTTCAATCCCCTAAACTCCCAATGTTTTATATTAATAGCCCTGCACCATTCTCCACTCTTGTATGAATCACTTAATGAAgctgacttagggtgcaatcccatgcatatttagacagaaaaaagtcctgcaactcccagcacatcttgagagttgcaggacttttttctgtgttaacgtgcataggattgcacgcttAGTACTTTATAGAACTCGGTCCACCACAGACATCATACGAAGAAAGCCAACTACCTAAACAGATTTGTCATTGCCCATCAATCTTGCAAGGTAGAATCATGACCCAAAGTTTAGGTACATAGATCTTCTCTGTTTCGTTTCTTTTTTAGCAGGCGAGAAAAAAATACATCCAAAGAAGCTAGGAGTTCTGTAGCAATGGTCATACAGGGCTGCTAGGTGTTCTGAGTCCTCCAGCGGACGGTCTTTGCAGGTTTTTTATGTCGTTTTTCAAAGCAGTCACTTTTCATGAAAACTGGAGAAAATTCTGTTCAATCCCCTAGCCCAGAGCCAGTCTGGTAGGTACTGTCCAAACATTAACTACAAGGCAAAAGCATGAAATACAAATTAGATTCGtgtatttattaaaactttttttttttaaaaaaaaatgattgccCTACATCTTTTCACTTACCAAAGCACAAGTCAGTGTATTTCTTTGGCGATCAGcaataacaatattaaaaatatcaacattaaaaccaacaacaaccaagaGCCATTTGAATTAAAAGTTTGTCTCAGCTGCCCTTTCCTTATTTCACTCCCCAACAATATTCTGttaactgcttttttaaaaaaaaaaaaaaaagacattccattaggcgcagccttcctcaacctggggcgctccagatgtgttggactacaactcccagaatgccccagccggcagtccaacacatctggagatgcagtccaacacatctggagcgccccaggttgaggaaggctgcaattaGGAGAACACACACCCTTCAAAAGAATTgcaagagcataagaacataagaagagccacgctggatcagaccaagggtccatctagtccagcattctgttcacacagtggccaactagctgttgaccaggaacccacaagcaggacacaggtacaacagtaccctaccacccatgttccccagcaactagtgtacataggcttactgcttctgatactggaggttgcacatagccatcaggattagaagccattgatagccttttcctccaggaatttatccaacccccttttaaagccatccaaactggtggccatcacaacattcTGAGATGTAAAACAAGTGAGACAGGATCAGGCACAGGGAAGTTCAGGGCCTGCCCCAGTTGGACTGTCCCAACTCCAAGGCTGAAACTCTACttaatttttcctcttccctcctcatcccactttccttgtgtgtcatgagttttatagattgtaagcctgtgggcgtGGGTTGATTTCTTTTACTGACTAATTATAAGATGCTCCAGGAGCTTTTTGGGGGGCCGaggagcgggataaaaatacttggGAGGAAGAAAGACAACGAAAGGGGCAGGGCAATTCTATCGGGGTGGGAGAGGGGCTATCAAAGGTTAAGGAAGTGCCATGTCCAGGCAGAAGATGGGTCGGCATTTTTGCACctgtaaaacattaaaacaataaagatgtgcaaaattatgcaagcAGCAGCTGATGCTAGCCAGTAGTGCTTATGGCACTCACTTCTGTAAtttcgtttattacatttctatactgcccagtagctgaagctctctgggcagtttaaaaaagatcagaatcttaaaaagacaatattatacatagtataaaaaTACTTACATACGAAATATGAAGAgacagcatacacacacacacacaattaattttaaacaataagaaaaaaatccaGGTCCTGATTAAAACAACATCATCTgcagccaaatgcctgagagtagaggaagcTCTTAGCCtgttgctgaaaagataacaatgttggcaccaggcaggccttgttggGGGGATAGTTCCagaattgggaggccaccaccaagaaggccctctcccttcttgcatcccttggaggaggcacttgaaagagggccttagatgaccagcatagtgtacaggtaggttcatgcctggagaggcgctccatcaggtattgcagtctcAAGCCAAGTAAGGCTTTATCGGTCAAAGCTCTTCTTcccgttatcaatctggctgatgcattttgcacaagctgcagcttctgaaccctcttcaaaggcagctcatGACAACTGTACACAACACAGAACTAATCCTAGCATTAGATGAGCCAAGGGGAAAACTGCATGTTCCCTCCAAAGAAACGAAACGTGACACAAAAAGCCCCAATTCCCTAGGCCCTAAGCCAAGCACGTTTCAGAAAAGAGAAGTATGCAGGTTCATAACATGCAAAAAGTTCCTTTGAATAATTCTTTGAACAGTTTGAACACTGCTTTTGAACAACTGCATGGCTACGTACGATCAGGactttgcttcctgttttcagTCGTActgcaataaaataaagaaatagccaGGCAACACTGACGGAGGACATTGGCTCACACTTAGTGCACATGTTCAAAACCCTGCGCTAGCTTTTGGTTCAACAGCCCTCCTGATAAAGTCAAGAGAAAATTTAATAAAGGAGCAACTGAATCAATCATATTACCATGATCGAGTGCGGCCAGTATCCTGTAGTCCTTCTGGATATTCCAAGGGTGGTGATGGCGTGGTGGGCAAACTCGTCAGCGGAAGGCGCAAAGTAACTGCTTTTGGAGGGCGCGTCACTAAACTTCGTCACGTCGGTGGAGATGTAGAATGGAATTAAGCTCTGAACAAAGATGCCTTGGGGAGCATATTCATAATGAAGCGCTCTGCTGAAATGGTCCAGGTATGCCTATCAAGGTTAAGGGCAGACAAGTAAGATTCTTTGGGGCTTTTCCATGGAGAAAGGACAGAGCTTAGCAGCTTAAATCACACCACTCAACTGAGATGCATGCAGGTAACTGAAGGGCAGATAAGGAACCACATCTCACTCAacaaatacccacccacccaacctagTTCTGTTAGTCAAATTGGCTGGCCATTTGCTAGTTCTTAATAATTTTTCTAGTAGTCAATCCTGTGGCCTCTAGGCagcatgtggggggtgggggcataggatacttcagattcctggattcGAGGTCAGAGGCAGCGCTccgacctcagacccaggagtctgatctGGCATGGAGAACCAGGACAGTTGCCTCTCTTGAGGTCACAAAGGTGACCTCGGAGAGAAGGGGAAGGCGGCAGGTCTGTGggcggagaggggaggagactctGGAGGCCACCTTACGAAGAATCCCccggcctccccagcctccttccctcccactccgcagagccccagctagatgggtgaaaagcccatctagcaaaaatgcagagcgggaaGAATTCGGCAGCTGACTGGCATCCCAATAGGATTGGACCCTTAGTCTCTTTTACAAATGTAAACTAGTCCTTTACAATTCAGCCAACCATGAAATCCTACAcatctactcaaaagcaagtcccattagcctcagtggcgcttactcccaggtaagtgggtgtacTTGCAGGAGTGGCCTTCCGGATGTTgtactacaactaccatcatcccccaaccactggccatgctggctggggatgatggagattGGGAGTCCAACGTCACCTCGAGGGCTGCAGGTTCCTCAaccctggtgtataggattggGGCCCAGATTTCTAAAGCTGccttcacagcagcagcagttgaTTAGAATGGTGAACCCAACATGTTTTTTGCCCTTTTGATGGGCAGCCATTACAGCTTGCGTATCCTTTGAATTTTCTTTTTGCAGCCTGACTCCCATTCTCATGAAGCCCATGTTGCCATAGGCGCTAGTAGTCCTGTTCCTTTCCGGCTATTTTGTCCCTCAGTCCCCGAACCAtggaggggctcatgaataatgcaaatgtgggtcatgcatagtgaatcctccctccaaaatttgcatgcagcatggccccgccccgccccaactGCTCgtctctgtctccctccctctccccactggcGGCGACAACCTAACCACGTGGCTGGGCCGGCCTtcgtgccacactgattggccgagcAGGGTTGCCCATCATCCCGCTGGCAGCTGCCTGGTGCAGAGAAAATTAATTGCTagtaaagctcaagctttgaactttttaaaaaagtttccatttttttctgcacatctacactgcttaaacttcagtttaaaacaagaaTGAGCGAAATCGGTCTGGTAGGTCTCTAGGAATAATGCTTACAGtaccgtattattattattattattattattattattaattggatttttataccgcccaatagccgaagctccctgggtggttcacaaaaagcaaGTACTGTTATATAAGATGATCCTATTCAAGCCTTTATAACGTACCAGTTCACTAGTTCACAAAGTCCTTATCCAtagaaacagaaaatacatttccATGGGGAAAGGAAACCTGCCTTTTAGGAACAATACTAATACTACACCACATGCATTTTGACATTTACCTTGGAGGCTGAATATGCGGTGATCTTCGGGGTGGGCTGGCAGCAGAATACAGACGAAACATTTATAATAGCGCCTTTCTTTCTCTGCACCATCCCTGGCAACACCATATGCACCATCATGTTAACTGCCCCAATATTCACATTGATGAGATCCCAAACTTTATCCTCTGTCAAATTGGTGAAATAATCTGGGCAAGCGTAGAACACCCCTGCGTTGTTCACTAAGATGCCAATCTCTTTGCCCGCCAGGGCCTTCTCGATGGCAGGGTAAGCCCCACGGCCCTTGCTGAAGTCCGCCACAATCACTGCCGTTTCAACCCTGTAGGAATCCGCTATCTCTTTGGCAAGAGCCTCCATCTTTGCCTTGTCCAGGCTAATTAAGACGATGTTCACCCCACGACTTGCCAACTCTTTAGCATAGGACTTGCCAACGCCGGAGGTGCAACCTGCAACAAACCAAGAGAGCAATGGAAGCCAGAACACTCCAGTCCTAAACACGCTTACTAAGAAGTCCAGACAACAGATTTCAGTTGAGAGGGGCAGGTGGGCAAAGGCAGAAGGATTTGCTGGTAGATCTatgagtgatttgcagtagattccCAAGAATCTACTGCAAACTTAAAAATTGTAAgtaaaactgcattttaaaaaaaaagcatgggtgACCTTGTACAAATGAGAACTTCCTCGGCCTCAGtgttcctcacctgtaaaataAGTCATCAGTTGGCTTTCTTTGAGCAGATTTTTGTGTAGCAATATTGTCCAATTTTATTGTTTGATCCaggaaggaataataataataataataatttatttcttacctgcctctccgtttggattgaggcagggaacaacagtgaatataaaacgcattaaaaacagattaaaaacatagcatacatgattaaaacatccttaaaacatcctaaaaacattctcgAATTTCACTGGAAGGGTTCTGCTCGCAGGAGGCGTGCAGCTGGTCACTGATTTTGAATCTGGTTCCATCCCACTCAAGAGATTATTTTGGACATGTTCCTGGTTGGTGGATCTATGGTAAGTTGGACctctagtaaaaataaaaattaaagtagatccaatgaatatgcagtggaagtgaagaatagatttaagggactagatttagtagatagggtcccggaagaactatggacagaagttcgcaacattgtccaagaggtggcaacaaaaaacgtcccaaagaaaaagaaaaccaagaaggcaagatggctgtctgctgagacactggaagtagcccaagaaagaaggaaagcaaaaagcaacagCGATAGGAAACagtgcccaattaaatgcaaaattccagaggttagccagaagagataaggaattatttttaaacaagcaatgtgcggaagtggaagaagacaataaaataggaaggacaagagacctcttccagaaaattagaaacatcggaggtaaattccaggcaaaaatgggtatgatcaaaaacaaagattgcaaggacctaacagaaacagaagagatcaagaaaaggtggcaagaatatacggaagatctatataggaaggataataatatcggggatagctcagatggcgtggtca
The sequence above is drawn from the Elgaria multicarinata webbii isolate HBS135686 ecotype San Diego chromosome 14, rElgMul1.1.pri, whole genome shotgun sequence genome and encodes:
- the HSDL1 gene encoding inactive hydroxysteroid dehydrogenase-like protein 1 — its product is MAAVDSFSLLLRELGRSCNCYIETLAFIGAFYTVKTCFNVLNGTYTLIRLHFIPRLVSRADLVKLYGKWAIVTGCTSGVGKSYAKELASRGVNIVLISLDKAKMEALAKEIADSYRVETAVIVADFSKGRGAYPAIEKALAGKEIGILVNNAGVFYACPDYFTNLTEDKVWDLINVNIGAVNMMVHMVLPGMVQRKKGAIINVSSVFCCQPTPKITAYSASKAYLDHFSRALHYEYAPQGIFVQSLIPFYISTDVTKFSDAPSKSSYFAPSADEFAHHAITTLGISRRTTGYWPHSIMLMFGQYLPDWLWARGLNRIFSSFHEK